In Choloepus didactylus isolate mChoDid1 chromosome 18, mChoDid1.pri, whole genome shotgun sequence, a single genomic region encodes these proteins:
- the EIF4A1 gene encoding eukaryotic initiation factor 4A-I isoform X2: protein MEPEGVIESNWNEIVDSFDDMNLSESLLRGIYAYGFEKPSAIQQRAILPCIKGYDVIAQAQSGTGKTATFAISILQQIELDLKATQALVLAPTRELAQQIQKVVMALGDYMGASCHACIGGTNVRAEVQKLQMEAPHIIVGTPGRVFDMLNRRYLSPKYIKMFVLDEADEMLSRGFKDQIYDIFQKLNSNTQVVLLSATMPSDVLEVTKKFMRDPIRILVKKEELTLEGIRQFYINVEREEWKLDTLCDLYETLTITQAVIFINTRRKVDWLTEKMHARDFTVSAMHGDMDQKERDVIMREFRSGSSRVLITTDLLARGIDVQQVSLVINYDLPTNRENYIHRIGRGGRFGRKGVAINMVTEEDKRTLRDIETFYNTSIEEMPLNVADLI from the exons ATGGAGCCCGAAGGCGTCATCGAG AGTAACTGGAATGAGATTGTTGACAGCTTCGATGACATGAATCTGTCAGAGTCCCTTCTCCGTGGCATCTACGCTTATGGTTTTGAGAAGCCCTCTGCCATCCAGCAGCGAGCCATTCTTCCTTGTATCAAGG GTTATGATGTGATCGCTCAAGCCCAATCTGGGACTGGGAAAACGGCCACTTTTGCCATATCAATTCTGCAACAGATCGAATTGGATCTAAAGGCCACTCAGGCCTTGGTCCTGGCTCCCACTCGGGAACTGGCTCAGCAG ATACAGAAGGTGGTGATGGCATTAGGCGATTACATGGGTGCCTCCTGCCATGCCTGCATTGGGGGCACCAACGTGCGTGCCGAGGTTCAGAAGCTGCAGATGGAGGCTCCCCATATCATCGTGGGGACCCCAGGCCGTGTGTTTGATATGCTTAATCGGAGATACCTGT CTCCCAAATACATCAAAATGTTTGTATTGGACGAAGCTGATGAAATGTTGAGCCGTGGATTCAAAGATCAGATCTATGACATATTCCAAAAACTCAACAGCAATACCCAG GTGGTTTTGTTGTCAGCCACAATGCCTTCCGATGTGCTTGAGGTGACTAAGAAGTTCATGAGGGACCCCATTCGGATTCTCGTCAAGAAGGAAGAGTTGACACTGGAGGGTATCCGCCAATTCTACATCAATGTGGAACGAGAG GAGTGGAAGCTGGACACACTGTGTGACCTGTATGAAACCCTGACCATCACCCAGGCTGTCATCTTCATCAACACCCGAAGGAAGGTTGACTGGCTCACTGAGAAGATGCACGCCCGAGACTTCACTGTCTCTGCCATG CATGGCGACATGGACCAAAAGGAACGAGATGTGATCATGAGGGAGTTCCGTTCGGGTTCTAGCCGCGTACTCATTACCACGGACCTGCTG GCGAGAGGCATTGATGTGCAGCAGGTTTCTTTAGTCATCAACTATGATCTTCCCACCAACAGGGAAAACTATATCCACAG AATCGGTCGTGGTGGACGTTTCGGCCGTAAGGGTGTGGCTATTAACATGGTGACAGAAGAAGACAAGAGGACTCTTCGAGACATTGAGACCTTCTACAACACCTCCATTGAGGAAATGCCCCTCAATGTTGCTGACCTCATCTGA
- the EIF4A1 gene encoding eukaryotic initiation factor 4A-I isoform X1, whose amino-acid sequence MSASQDSRSRDNGPDGMEPEGVIESNWNEIVDSFDDMNLSESLLRGIYAYGFEKPSAIQQRAILPCIKGYDVIAQAQSGTGKTATFAISILQQIELDLKATQALVLAPTRELAQQIQKVVMALGDYMGASCHACIGGTNVRAEVQKLQMEAPHIIVGTPGRVFDMLNRRYLSPKYIKMFVLDEADEMLSRGFKDQIYDIFQKLNSNTQVVLLSATMPSDVLEVTKKFMRDPIRILVKKEELTLEGIRQFYINVEREEWKLDTLCDLYETLTITQAVIFINTRRKVDWLTEKMHARDFTVSAMHGDMDQKERDVIMREFRSGSSRVLITTDLLARGIDVQQVSLVINYDLPTNRENYIHRIGRGGRFGRKGVAINMVTEEDKRTLRDIETFYNTSIEEMPLNVADLI is encoded by the exons ATGTCTGCGAGTCAGGATTCCCG ATCCAGAGACAATGGCCCCGATGGGATGGAGCCCGAAGGCGTCATCGAG AGTAACTGGAATGAGATTGTTGACAGCTTCGATGACATGAATCTGTCAGAGTCCCTTCTCCGTGGCATCTACGCTTATGGTTTTGAGAAGCCCTCTGCCATCCAGCAGCGAGCCATTCTTCCTTGTATCAAGG GTTATGATGTGATCGCTCAAGCCCAATCTGGGACTGGGAAAACGGCCACTTTTGCCATATCAATTCTGCAACAGATCGAATTGGATCTAAAGGCCACTCAGGCCTTGGTCCTGGCTCCCACTCGGGAACTGGCTCAGCAG ATACAGAAGGTGGTGATGGCATTAGGCGATTACATGGGTGCCTCCTGCCATGCCTGCATTGGGGGCACCAACGTGCGTGCCGAGGTTCAGAAGCTGCAGATGGAGGCTCCCCATATCATCGTGGGGACCCCAGGCCGTGTGTTTGATATGCTTAATCGGAGATACCTGT CTCCCAAATACATCAAAATGTTTGTATTGGACGAAGCTGATGAAATGTTGAGCCGTGGATTCAAAGATCAGATCTATGACATATTCCAAAAACTCAACAGCAATACCCAG GTGGTTTTGTTGTCAGCCACAATGCCTTCCGATGTGCTTGAGGTGACTAAGAAGTTCATGAGGGACCCCATTCGGATTCTCGTCAAGAAGGAAGAGTTGACACTGGAGGGTATCCGCCAATTCTACATCAATGTGGAACGAGAG GAGTGGAAGCTGGACACACTGTGTGACCTGTATGAAACCCTGACCATCACCCAGGCTGTCATCTTCATCAACACCCGAAGGAAGGTTGACTGGCTCACTGAGAAGATGCACGCCCGAGACTTCACTGTCTCTGCCATG CATGGCGACATGGACCAAAAGGAACGAGATGTGATCATGAGGGAGTTCCGTTCGGGTTCTAGCCGCGTACTCATTACCACGGACCTGCTG GCGAGAGGCATTGATGTGCAGCAGGTTTCTTTAGTCATCAACTATGATCTTCCCACCAACAGGGAAAACTATATCCACAG AATCGGTCGTGGTGGACGTTTCGGCCGTAAGGGTGTGGCTATTAACATGGTGACAGAAGAAGACAAGAGGACTCTTCGAGACATTGAGACCTTCTACAACACCTCCATTGAGGAAATGCCCCTCAATGTTGCTGACCTCATCTGA